DNA from Geobacillus vulcani PSS1:
ACAGAAGCACGTCACGCACCGCTTTTTCGCCTTGGTCAATGCAATCCGGCAAGCCAAGCCCTTCGTACGAGCTGCCAGCTAGAAACACTCCAGGCAGCTCAGAAGCCATCTGCCGCTTAATGTGCGCCAGCCGCTCGCGGTGCCCGACCGTGTATTGCGGCATCGCTCGCTTCCAGCGCGAGATGACAGCGAACTCGGGGGGGCCGGCAATGTTCATCACTTTATTTAAATCATCCAATACGATGCGGACGATCTCATCATCAGGTTGGTCGACAATCTCCTCATCGCCCGGGCGCCCGACGTAGCCGCGCAAGAGCGCCTTCCCAGGCGGCGCGGTGTGCGGCCATTTTTTATGCGTCCATGTGCACGCCGTCATCGTGTAATCGCTGCGGCGCGAAACGACAAACCCGGTGCCGTCCATGTCCTGGCGGATCGCCTCTGCCGGGAATGCGAGCGCCACCGTCGCCACCGACGTCAACGGCACTGAACGGAACGGGGCAAAAAACGGATAATCGGCAAACAGATCTGGGACAATATGGTGCGGTGTTGTGACGATGACGCTGTCCGCTTCCCACGTTTCCCCTGTGCTTAGCCGCAGTCGATACATCGAATTCACGCGGACGATGCGCTCAACGCGCACTCCTTTGATGACGCTGCCCGGCTCCAGTCGTCTTTCCATTTCATCAACGAGCGACTGCAAGCCCGTTTTTAACGTCTGGAATGCCCCTTTTCGCTCTTTTTGCTCTTTCGGCATCGTTCGTCTCGCTCCACGGACAAGGCTTCCGTATTTCTGCTCGAGCTGAAAAAACTGCGGGAATGTCGCCATTAAACTCATCTCATCGATGTCGCCAGCATAAATGCCGGAAAGAAGCGGCTCGATGAGATTGTCCACCACTTCATCACCGAGACGGCGGCGGAAGAAGCGGCCGAGAGGCATATCACCATCGACTTTCACCGGCGGCAGCACGAAGTCAAGCGCCGCCCGCAGCTTTCCGATCGGGGAAAACAGTCCGGTCGTTAAAAACGGGGCGAGGCGCGTCGGAATGCCCATCACCGCTCCACCTGGAATTGGATAGAGTTTGCCGTTGACCAAAATGTACGATGTTCCGATCGCGTTATGAACAATCGCATGTTCAAGGCCGACTTCCTTCACAAGGCGAAATGCGCTCGTTTTCCGCGCCAAAAACGAGTCGGGGCCGCGTTCAATGACAAAGCCGTCGCGGACGACCGTCTGCACTTTTCCACCGAGCCGGTGCGTCGCCTCAACAAGTTTGCATGTAAGTGGGAGGCGTTGCTCTCGAACCGCTTTTTGCAAGTAGTAAGCGGCCGTCAAGCCAGTCATGCCGCCGCCGATGATGACGACCGTCCGTTGCCCTTCATTCATGTCGATCGCCTTCTTCCGCCCACCGCTTTAACACAACCGACGCCAATGCATCAATAAATAATGGATTCGTGTTGGGCATCTCCAGTCGGTAATAACGGGCGCCGATCTCTTCGGTCACTTGCTTGCATTCAATGTCGTTATCGTACAGCACTTCCAAATGATCGGCGACAAAACCGACGGGTGCATAAACGAACGACGTATAGCCGCGCTCTTGATGAAGCTGGCGCGTCAAGTCTTGTACATCCGGCCCAAGCCATGGCTCCGGCGTCTGACCGGCGCTTTGCCAGCCGACGGCATAGTGAGCGACGCCGGCTTGCTCAGCGATTCGTTTCGCTGTATCTTCGAGCTGTGTTGGGTACGGGTCACCGGCTTGAATAATTTTTTCCGGCAAACTATGTGCGGATACGATCAGAACCGCTCGCTCCCGCTCATGTTCCGGCATGGCGGCAAAAGTCGCTCGCACTTGTTCCCCCCAATATTGCAAAAACTTCGGCTCATCATACCATTGATCAATCGTGTAAATGACCGGCCCACCGAGCTTTTCCGCTGCCGCTTTCGCCCGCTCATTGTACGAGCGAATGCTGAATGTGGAATAATGAGGGGCTAGGACGATCCCGACGGCTTCATGGATGCCGTCATCATGCATGCGCTCAACCGCCTCTTCAATGAACGGCTCAATATGTTTCAACCCTAAATACGCACGAAACTCCACTTCGTCCTGCATTTCGTTTAGCCGCTCCTCGAGCCTTTTCGCCTGCTCTTCCGTAATTTTCGCAAGCGGCGACAATCCACCGATCGCCCGGTAGCGCGCTTTTAAATCCTCGATTTGTTCTTGCGGCGGCTTGCGCCCATGGCGAATGTGTGTATAATACCGTTCAATATCATCTTCCCGGTACGGCGTTCCGTATGCCATCACGAGCAATCCCACCGTTTTTTTCACCATTGTGCCACCCCCTCATTTAGTTCATTGACGTATATTCATGGATAAAAGCGGTCAGACGCTTCAGCGTCGCCGGCTGAACATCCGGAAAAATGCCGTGGCCTAAGTTGAAGATGTAGCCCGGCCGTTCCATCCCTTCATCCAAAATGCGCTTCACCCGTTCTTCGATCACGTCCCACGGCGCAAGAAGCACCGCCGGATCCAAGTTGCCTTGAATCGCTTTCGCAATGCCTTGACGGCGCGCTTCGCGAATCGACAGCCGCCAGTCAAGGCCGATGACATCAAGCGGCAAATCGTTCCACTCATGCACCAAGTGACCGGCGCCGACGCCAAACATAATGAGCGGAGCCCCTTCTTCCCGCAAAGCGGCAAAAATGCGCACCATCGCCGGCTTGATAAACGTCCGATAATCGTCAGCATTGACGGCGCCAACCCAAGAATCAAAAATTTGCACGGCGCTTGCCCCTGCCCGAATTTGCGCCCGCACATAACGGATGGTCATCTCAGCGAGCTTGTCCATTAAAGCGAACCACGCTTTCGGTTCAGCATACATGAACGCTTTCGTCTTATGATAATTTTTCGATGGACCGCCTTCAATCATGTAGCTCGCCAACGTAAACGGCGCCCCGGCAAACCCGATGAGCGGCACATCCAACTGTTCATTGACAAGGAGACGAATCGTTTCAAACACATACGGCACATCATGTTCTGGATCAATCTCCCCAAGCCGCTCGACA
Protein-coding regions in this window:
- the hemH gene encoding ferrochelatase; this translates as MVKKTVGLLVMAYGTPYREDDIERYYTHIRHGRKPPQEQIEDLKARYRAIGGLSPLAKITEEQAKRLEERLNEMQDEVEFRAYLGLKHIEPFIEEAVERMHDDGIHEAVGIVLAPHYSTFSIRSYNERAKAAAEKLGGPVIYTIDQWYDEPKFLQYWGEQVRATFAAMPEHERERAVLIVSAHSLPEKIIQAGDPYPTQLEDTAKRIAEQAGVAHYAVGWQSAGQTPEPWLGPDVQDLTRQLHQERGYTSFVYAPVGFVADHLEVLYDNDIECKQVTEEIGARYYRLEMPNTNPLFIDALASVVLKRWAEEGDRHE
- the hemY gene encoding protoporphyrinogen oxidase; protein product: MNEGQRTVVIIGGGMTGLTAAYYLQKAVREQRLPLTCKLVEATHRLGGKVQTVVRDGFVIERGPDSFLARKTSAFRLVKEVGLEHAIVHNAIGTSYILVNGKLYPIPGGAVMGIPTRLAPFLTTGLFSPIGKLRAALDFVLPPVKVDGDMPLGRFFRRRLGDEVVDNLIEPLLSGIYAGDIDEMSLMATFPQFFQLEQKYGSLVRGARRTMPKEQKERKGAFQTLKTGLQSLVDEMERRLEPGSVIKGVRVERIVRVNSMYRLRLSTGETWEADSVIVTTPHHIVPDLFADYPFFAPFRSVPLTSVATVALAFPAEAIRQDMDGTGFVVSRRSDYTMTACTWTHKKWPHTAPPGKALLRGYVGRPGDEEIVDQPDDEIVRIVLDDLNKVMNIAGPPEFAVISRWKRAMPQYTVGHRERLAHIKRQMASELPGVFLAGSSYEGLGLPDCIDQGEKAVRDVLLYLQQAPVQQTSDLYSSVR
- the hemE gene encoding uroporphyrinogen decarboxylase, with the translated sequence MARQINDTFLRACRGEQTPYVPVWYMRQAGRSQPEYRALKEKYSLFDITHQPELCAYVTRLPVEQYGVDAAILYKDIMTPLPAIGVDVEIQGGVGPVIANPIRSLQDVERLGEIDPEHDVPYVFETIRLLVNEQLDVPLIGFAGAPFTLASYMIEGGPSKNYHKTKAFMYAEPKAWFALMDKLAEMTIRYVRAQIRAGASAVQIFDSWVGAVNADDYRTFIKPAMVRIFAALREEGAPLIMFGVGAGHLVHEWNDLPLDVIGLDWRLSIREARRQGIAKAIQGNLDPAVLLAPWDVIEERVKRILDEGMERPGYIFNLGHGIFPDVQPATLKRLTAFIHEYTSMN